A window of the Ipomoea triloba cultivar NCNSP0323 chromosome 14, ASM357664v1 genome harbors these coding sequences:
- the LOC116004271 gene encoding aspartyl protease family protein 2, with product MGAHLLFLLLSLFSLALATVAGAGIGAGESTFQYLKLPLLHNRPFPSQILSSDSTRLISLHRRRAQLPVTSGSASGTGQYFVEFHLGTPPQRLLLVADTGSDLVWVTCSACRNCSERVPHSAFLARHSASFAPVHCYDEKCKLVPHPRRVACNHTRLHSPCRYEYFYSDGSVTSGFFATETTAFNASSGLPVRFKNVKFGCGFRASGPSITGPSFNGAQGVLGLGRGPISLATQLGRRFGNKFSYCLMDYTLAPTPRSYLVIGDSQGGGATNGSRMSFTPLIHNSVSPTFYYIGIESVNIEDTKLPISPSVWAIDELGNGGTVMDSGTTLTFLAQPAYTRIVNEFKRRVKLPQPAELTPGFDLCINVSGLPNPNPNLPKITFRFAGGSVFAPPTGNYFLDTAPDVKCLALQPVASPAAFSVIGNLMQQGFTFEFDRDQSLLGFSRHGCSQP from the coding sequence ATGGGAGCTCACTTATTGTTTCTTTTactctctctcttctccctAGCCTTAGCCACAGTCGCCGGCGCCGGCATCGGCGCCGGAGAATCTACATTTCAATATCTGAAGCTCCCATTGCTCCATAATCGCCCATTCCCTTCTCAGATCCTCTCCTCCGACTCTACTCGCCTCATTTCGCTCCACCGGCGCCGCGCTCAGCTGCCGGTCACCTCCGGCTCGGCCTCCGGCACCGGACAGTACTTCGTGGAGTTCCATCTTGGCACGCCGCCGCAGCGGCTGCTTCTGGTGGCGGATACCGGCAGCGATCTCGTCTGGGTCACGTGCTCCGCGTGCCGCAACTGCTCGGAGCGGGTCCCACACTCCGCATTCCTCGCTCGCCACTCCGCTTCTTTCGCGCCGGTCCACTGCTACGACGAGAAGTGCAAGCTCGTGCCCCACCCGAGGCGCGTCGCGTGCAACCACACGCGCCTCCACAGCCCCTGCCGATATGAGTATTTCTACTCAGACGGGTCGGTTACCAGCGGGTTTTTCGCGACTGAAACGACGGCGTTTAACGCCAGCTCCGGGTTACCGGTCCGGTTCAAGAATGTGAAATTCGGTTGCGGCTTTCGCGCTTCCGGTCCAAGCATTACCGGTCCGAGTTTCAACGGAGCTCAGGGGGTACTCGGGTTAGGCCGCGGTCCGATTTCTTTGGCTACTCAATTGGGCCGCCGGTTCGGCAACAAGTTTTCTTATTGCCTTATGGATTACACCCTCGCCCCTACGCCGAGGAGCTATTTAGTGATCGGCGATTCACAAGGCGGCGGCGCCACCAACGGCTCGAGAATGAGCTTCACGCCGCTGATTCACAACTCTGTCTCCCCAACTTTCTACTACATAGGGATAGAGAGCGTGAATATAGAGGACACGAAATTACCGATCAGCCCTTCCGTGTGGGCCATTGATGAGCTGGGCAACGGTGGAACTGTCATGGACTCAGGGACAACTCTGACATTTCTCGCCCAGCCGGCTTACACTAGAATAGTAAACGAGTTCAAGCGGCGCGTCAAGCTGCCCCAGCCCGCCGAGCTGACTCCCGGGTTTGACTTGTGCATAAACGTGTCGGGCCTGCCCAACCCGAACCCGAATCTCCCCAAAATAACTTTCCGGTTCGCCGGTGGATCGGTCTTCGCCCCACCCACCGGAAACTACTTCCTAGACACCGCCCCGGACGTCAAATGCCTCGCATTGCAGCCCGTCGCCTCGCCGGCGGCATTCTCCGTCATCGGAAACCTAATGCAACAAGGTTTCACGTTCGAGTTCGACCGAGATCAGTCGTTACTAGGATTCTCACGACACGGGTGTTCCCAACCGTGA